In Hamadaea flava, a genomic segment contains:
- a CDS encoding DUF4132 domain-containing protein, translating to MSVAAALVDHVQRLATLARSGEVDALADETVAWSACVAGADDDPRGKHLAQRQANARQSLRRLDPAHTPLLLSALLDRAAELPDARQLGVLAAVLDGLVKPYSISKDPEDAEIALAFCARHVTYFRGDHLRDLADRVLGAGRPLPLDALAVIRRSAVHGYWNDARELAPLLAKLTDLPTVNVGEQWADRALADVAAMPPAEAERWHALFVHAATATSAKPSAKWETAAHKLLGELAEPGVRLREWLSLVGRARTIRLVRAQWDADVNESFDPHNATVLRGLIWLLAVGDAAEHPETARVLGGLVETALKKAPGIGPRNPKVANASVYALSRIQSDDTLAQIARLASRVTYKGTLKELNAALDNRAKALNLTRDEVEELAVPTYGLTGVGVRVERFGATTATLDAATGTVSWLNAAGKAVKSPPAAVKTDYAEELAEFKAAVKDVDKMLAAQTERLDRQFLAQRVWPFGAWRERYLDHPLVGTLARRLIWLVDDTACAFEDGSLRTVEGKPVTGESVRLWHPIDRDVDEVLAWRAWLETRRVTQPFKQAHREVYVLTAAEENTRAYSNRFAAHILRQHQFHALAAARGWRNKLRMMVDDTYEPACRELPQWGLRAEFWIEGAGEDWQTDTTESGAYLRLATDQVRFYPVVAPANHAHAGGGGYEQWVHQEEQPTDPLPLADIPALVLSEVLRDVDLFVGVASVGNDPTWSDGGPDGRFREYWESFSFGALSGTAQTRREMLERLVPRLAIAERAHVEGRFLVVRGDLRSYKIHLGSGNILMTPNDQYLCIVPKQSPGTPTDVFLPFEGDRVLAVILSKALMLAKDTAITDPTITRQLAFR from the coding sequence ATGTCCGTCGCGGCTGCCCTCGTCGACCACGTCCAGCGTCTCGCCACGCTCGCCCGGTCCGGCGAGGTGGACGCTCTCGCCGACGAGACGGTCGCCTGGTCGGCGTGCGTCGCCGGGGCGGATGACGACCCGCGCGGCAAGCATCTCGCCCAGCGTCAGGCGAACGCTCGTCAGTCGTTGCGCCGGCTCGATCCCGCTCACACCCCGCTCCTGCTCAGTGCGCTGCTCGACCGGGCCGCCGAGCTGCCGGACGCCCGCCAGCTCGGCGTACTCGCCGCAGTGCTCGACGGGCTGGTCAAGCCGTACTCCATCAGCAAGGACCCCGAGGACGCCGAGATCGCGCTGGCCTTCTGCGCCCGGCACGTCACCTATTTCCGCGGCGACCACCTGCGGGACCTCGCCGACCGGGTGCTCGGGGCAGGGCGGCCGCTGCCGCTCGACGCGCTCGCGGTCATCCGGCGCTCGGCGGTCCACGGCTATTGGAACGACGCCCGGGAGCTGGCCCCGTTGCTCGCCAAGCTGACCGATCTGCCGACCGTCAACGTCGGCGAGCAGTGGGCCGATAGGGCGCTCGCCGACGTGGCCGCGATGCCGCCAGCCGAGGCGGAGCGCTGGCACGCGCTGTTCGTTCACGCGGCCACCGCCACCAGCGCAAAGCCTTCGGCCAAATGGGAGACCGCCGCTCACAAGCTCCTCGGCGAGTTGGCCGAGCCCGGCGTGCGACTGCGGGAGTGGCTGAGTCTGGTCGGCCGGGCGCGGACGATCCGGCTCGTCCGGGCGCAGTGGGACGCCGACGTCAACGAGTCCTTCGACCCGCACAACGCGACCGTGCTGCGTGGGCTGATCTGGTTGCTGGCCGTCGGCGACGCCGCCGAGCATCCGGAGACGGCTCGCGTACTGGGCGGGCTGGTGGAGACGGCGCTGAAGAAGGCGCCCGGCATCGGCCCCCGCAACCCGAAGGTCGCCAACGCCTCCGTCTACGCGTTGTCCCGCATCCAATCCGATGACACGCTCGCCCAGATCGCTCGGTTGGCCTCCCGGGTCACCTACAAGGGCACGCTCAAGGAACTCAACGCGGCGCTCGACAACCGGGCGAAGGCGCTCAACCTCACCCGTGACGAGGTCGAGGAGCTGGCCGTACCGACCTACGGCCTGACCGGCGTCGGCGTACGCGTGGAGCGGTTCGGTGCGACGACGGCCACTTTGGACGCCGCCACCGGAACGGTCAGCTGGCTCAACGCCGCCGGGAAGGCGGTGAAGTCCCCGCCCGCCGCCGTGAAGACGGACTACGCCGAGGAACTAGCCGAGTTCAAGGCAGCCGTCAAGGACGTCGACAAGATGCTGGCGGCCCAGACCGAGCGCCTCGACCGTCAGTTCCTCGCCCAGCGGGTTTGGCCGTTCGGGGCGTGGCGCGAACGCTACCTCGACCATCCCTTGGTCGGAACACTGGCGCGACGGCTGATCTGGCTGGTAGACGACACGGCTTGCGCATTCGAGGACGGCTCTCTGCGTACCGTCGAGGGAAAGCCGGTCACCGGCGAGAGCGTGCGCCTGTGGCACCCGATCGACCGCGACGTGGACGAGGTGCTGGCGTGGCGGGCGTGGCTGGAGACGCGGCGCGTGACCCAGCCGTTCAAGCAGGCCCACCGCGAGGTCTATGTGCTGACGGCGGCGGAGGAGAACACTCGGGCCTACTCCAACCGATTCGCCGCGCACATCCTGCGGCAGCACCAGTTCCATGCGCTGGCCGCAGCCCGGGGCTGGCGCAACAAGCTGCGGATGATGGTCGACGACACCTACGAACCCGCGTGCCGTGAGCTGCCGCAGTGGGGCCTGCGCGCGGAGTTCTGGATCGAGGGCGCGGGGGAGGACTGGCAGACCGACACGACCGAGTCCGGGGCCTATCTGCGGCTCGCCACCGACCAGGTGCGGTTCTATCCCGTCGTCGCGCCGGCCAACCACGCGCACGCCGGTGGCGGTGGCTACGAGCAGTGGGTGCATCAGGAGGAGCAGCCGACCGACCCCCTGCCTCTGGCCGACATTCCGGCGCTGGTGCTCAGCGAGGTGCTGCGCGACGTCGACCTCTTCGTCGGGGTGGCCAGCGTCGGCAACGATCCGACCTGGTCCGACGGCGGGCCGGACGGCCGGTTCCGGGAGTACTGGGAGTCCTTCAGCTTCGGCGCGCTGAGCGGCACGGCGCAGACACGTCGCGAGATGCTCGAACGGCTCGTGCCGCGGCTGGCCATCGCCGAGCGCGCGCACGTCGAAGGCCGGTTCCTCGTCGTGCGCGGCGACCTGCGCAGCTACAAGATCCACCTCGGCTCCGGCAACATCCTGATGACGCCGAACGACCAGTACCTCTGCATCGTGCCGAAGCAGTCGCCGGGCACACCGACCGACGTGTTCCTGCCGTTCGAGGGTGATCGGGTGCTGGCGGTCATCCTCAGCAAGGCGCTGATGCTGGCCAAGGACACAGCGATCACCGATCCGACCATCACCCGACAGCTCGCGTTTCGCTGA
- a CDS encoding serine hydrolase domain-containing protein, with the protein MEDQLDRLLATAPMPAVALTVFDADDVLYQRVRGVADRTTGRPVTADDWWDLASLTKTLVTLPEVLSRFDLDAPLSEVWPESAGHPVAAATVRQMLCHTAGLPATVPFYRGGPDIVERALATPLERPPGTDAVYSDLGFLLLGAALGPELPKLAAARSGLRFGPVPPDSAVATEHCEWRQRIVVGEAHDENAYAMGGVAGHAGAFGTIDLVTAAARAWFADCVVSPELHYAARQRWSANADGERFGLGWWLPPTRGLGGPRPGPSAYGCGGFVGNRIWFEPAYGYGVVILSNRIHPHRDTRPAFDAWCDQVLGFLSGPTARS; encoded by the coding sequence ATGGAGGATCAGCTCGATCGCCTGCTGGCGACCGCACCGATGCCAGCCGTCGCACTGACGGTCTTCGACGCGGACGACGTGCTCTACCAACGCGTACGCGGGGTGGCCGATCGCACCACCGGCCGCCCCGTCACCGCCGACGACTGGTGGGACCTGGCCAGCCTGACGAAGACGCTGGTCACGTTGCCGGAGGTGCTGTCGCGGTTCGACCTCGACGCGCCGCTGTCGGAGGTCTGGCCGGAATCCGCAGGCCATCCGGTCGCCGCGGCGACGGTACGCCAGATGCTGTGCCACACCGCCGGACTGCCCGCGACCGTTCCCTTCTACCGGGGCGGCCCCGACATCGTCGAGCGCGCGTTGGCCACGCCGCTGGAACGTCCACCTGGGACAGATGCGGTCTACAGCGACCTCGGCTTCCTGCTGCTCGGCGCGGCCCTCGGCCCGGAGCTGCCCAAGCTCGCCGCCGCCCGCTCCGGACTGCGATTCGGCCCGGTCCCCCCTGATTCGGCTGTCGCCACTGAACATTGCGAGTGGCGGCAACGGATCGTCGTCGGCGAGGCGCACGACGAGAACGCGTACGCGATGGGCGGAGTAGCCGGGCACGCCGGGGCGTTCGGCACGATCGACCTCGTCACGGCAGCGGCCCGAGCCTGGTTCGCCGACTGCGTCGTGAGCCCGGAACTGCACTACGCGGCCCGGCAGCGCTGGTCGGCGAACGCCGACGGGGAGCGGTTCGGGCTCGGCTGGTGGCTGCCCCCGACGCGGGGGCTCGGCGGGCCGCGTCCGGGCCCCAGCGCGTACGGCTGTGGCGGGTTCGTCGGCAATCGCATCTGGTTCGAGCCGGCGTACGGGTATGGGGTGGTGATCCTCAGCAACCGGATCCATCCGCATCGGGATACCCGGCCGGCCTTCGACGCATGGTGCGATCAGGTGCTGGGCTTCCTCAGCGGTCCGACCGCTCGCTCCTGA